A window of Cryptomeria japonica chromosome 3, Sugi_1.0, whole genome shotgun sequence contains these coding sequences:
- the LOC131079030 gene encoding probable LRR receptor-like serine/threonine-protein kinase At1g74360 codes for MDEWAGDGRGRGRGRANGRGSIEYRLTGVEHGFKFGMLSYVLSFATFLYVCTAHTANSHQRQIKQSLNFQQYRDIEPHRLLLDGTNNASLEQDKKTLLKFKVSLEIHNPYKGYLYQNWLENDTSPCNWTGITCESVEGEGALERVTGINIDGGSLEGPFFSEFSLLTALTSLSLTENQFGGEIPGDLGDCKSLKMLNLSSNKLEGTPNFTALTNLQSLDLSFNRLNGSISTVVPKICDKLTLLNLSSNNFTGSVTEDHLNCTYLKAVDLSENELVGPVWAGFGNMEEVLLCCNNFTGPIPVKAFNESCSLRKLDLSDNLLTGPIPENISNCRDLVLLDLSQNELFAKIPSQFGLLENLNTLVLRNDNLSSDIPGNLTQCKNLSFLDLSGNNFGGNIQSILGEFTTLEFLILHDNSYESNIPTVILKLPKLISLDVSNNNLSGTLPVELGSVRNLKYLSVSGNKFEGNIPSELGQLSQLQILDLSFNSFTGSLPPSLGNLTNLLWLTLAHNNLTGSIPPELGQCKSLLWLNLAYNQLSGGFPEKLSGMGSNPNATFDYNKKYLRQIPRQSGECLPLKRWLPADYAPFTFVYTILNRRNCKVFWEKLLQGNALFPICPKGNMGSGEEKFIISGYIQLTGNNLNGSLPTSIGRMDLFSLLLLGFNNFAGQIPQEIAHLPLFGLNVSSNNFSGSLPSSLGDIKCLQRLDLSHNYFSGQIPSSFTSLNWLTSFNISYNPLLTGVAPFAGQFSTFDETSYIGDDSLCFYSPPSMRSNLSNSRSCINRRAPPAGGKRGFHKEKNSKQIKIVVMVIAILASVAILIYGVLTFLFVRRNVLPERGYNSMDGTEFILMNNKSISSDTSSSSGSGLDSNIKTMHFFRGKHFTYTDILLATANFSDSSVIGSGGFGTVYKGRMRDGSIVAVKKLQQKGPEGEREFLAEMQTLGSHEFHENLVPLLGCCLFGTEKLIVYDFMSNGSLEDWLYEKSGGRNRLDWVTRYKIALGTAKALKFLHHDCSPAVIHRDMKASNILLDKKFNPHVTDFGLARFVDGAESYVSTVVAGTLGYVPPEYSQSWRATTRGDVYSFGVVLLELATGRRPLSLNTDDGNLVEWVSLLISAGHAPQALDPILLHQKHQPQLIRFLHLGIICTQESPDSRPSMEQLLISLESLANI; via the exons ATGGATGAATGGGCAGGGGATGGCAGAGGCAGGGGAAGAGGCAGAGCCAATGGCAGGGGCTCCATCGAATACAGATTAACAGGAGTTGAGCATGGCTTCAAATTTGGAATGCTTTCATATGTGTTATCTTTTGCCACATTTTTGTATGTTTGCACCGCTCACACTGCAAATTCTCACCAGAGGCAGATAAAACAGAGTCTCAATTTTCAACAGTACAGAG ATATTGAACCACACCGGTTGCTGCTCGATGGGACGAATAACGCTTCTCTGGAACAAGACAAGAAGACCTTACTCAAATTCAAAGTTTCACTGGAAATTCATAATCCGTATAAGGGATACTTATACCAAAATTGGCTGGAAAATGATACAAGTCCATGTAATTGGACTGGTATTACATGCGAATCTGTGGAGGGAGAGGGGGCGCTAGAACGCGTTACAGGCATCAATATTGATGGCGGTTCacttgaaggcccctttttcagtGAATTCTCGCTGCTCACTGCTCTGACCAGCCTCTCTTTGACAGAGAATCAGTTTGGGGGTGAGATTCCAGGGGATCTGGGTGATTGCAAAAGCCTTAAAATGCTGAATCTCTCCAGTAATAAACTAGAAGGCACTCCAAATTTTACAGCTCTCACCAATCTTCAATCTTTGGACCTCTCTTTCAATCGTCTCAATGGGAGTATTTCCACTGTGGTACCCAAAATATGTGACAAGTTAACCTTGCTCAATTTGTCTTCAAACAATTTCACAGGAAGTGTAACAGAAGATCATCTGAATTGTACCTATTTGAAAGCTGTTGACCTTAGTGAAAATGAGCTCGTGGGACCAGTGTGGGCAGGTTTTGGCAATATGGAAGAAGTCCTCCTTTGTTGTAACAACTTTACTGGTCCTATTCCAGTGAAAGCTTTCAACGAGTCTTGCAGTTTGAGGAAATTGGATTTGTCAGATAATCTACTGACTGGACCAATTCCTGAAAATATATCCAATTGCAGGGACTTGGTTCTTCTGGACCTCTCACAGAATGAACTCTTTGCGAAAATTCCTTCTCAATTTGGTTTACTGGAGAATCTGAACACTCTTGTTCTGCGAAATGATAATTTGTCCAGTGACATACCAGGGAACTTGACGCAGTGCAAGAATTTGTCATTTCTAGACCTGAGTGGCAACAACTTTGGTGGCAACATACAATCAATATTAGGAGAATTTACAACTCTCGAATTTCTTATCCTCCATGATAATTCCTATGAGAGTAATATTCCAACTGTCATTTTGAAGTTACCCAAGTTGATATCCTTGGATGTTAGCAATAACAATCTCTCTGGAACATTACCGGTAGAGCTAGGTAGTGTGCGAAATCTAAAATACCTGTCCGTGTCTGGCAATAAATTTGAAGGAAATATACCATCTGAGTTGGGTCAATTATCTCAACTTCAGATTCTTGATCTTTCATTCAATTCATTCACAGGTTCTCTGCCTCCATCACTGGGCAATCTCACTAATTTGTTATGGCTAACGCTGGCACATAACAATCTTACAGGATCAATTCCTCCTGAACTTGGTCAGTGCAAGAGTTTGCTGTGGCTTAATTTAGCCTATAACCAGTTGTCAGGAGGCTTCCCAGAGAAACTGAGTGGGATGGGGAGCAATCCCAATGCTACATTCGACTACAACAAGAAATATTTGAGGCAAATACCAAGGCAATCAGGAGAGTGTTTACCATTAAAAAGATGGTTGCCAGCTGATTACGCACCATTTACTTTCGTGTATACTATATTGAACCGCAGAAACTGTAAGGTTTTTTGGGAGAAACTGCTTCAGGGAAATGCTCTCTTCCCGATTTGCCCTAAGGGTAACATGGGATCGGGTGAAGAGAAGTTCATCATCTCAGGCTATATACAACTCACTGGCAACAATCTCAATGGTTCTCTTCCTACAAGTATTGGCAGGATGGATTTGTTCAGCCTTCTTCTTTTAGGGTTTAATAATTTTGCTGGTCAGATTCCCCAAGAGATTGCTCATCTACCACTTTTTGGCCTCAATGTTTCTTCCAACAATTTCAGCGGTTCGCTTCCCTCCTCATTGGGTGACATCAAATGTTTGCAGAGGTTGGATCTTTCACACAACTACTTCAGCGGACAAATACCAAGCTCATTCACCAGTTTGAACTGGCTCACATCATTCAACATCTCATACAATCCATTGTTGACAGGAGTTGCTCCATTTGCAGGGCAATTTAGCACATTTGATGAGACTTCTTATATTGGAGATGATTCACTGTGCTTTTACAGCCCTCCAAGCATGAGAAGCAACTTGAGCAATTCAAGGTCATGCATAAACCGCCGGGCTCCTCCTGCAGGTGGGAAAAGGGgttttcacaaggagaagaattctAAGCAGATAAAAATTGTTGTGATGGTCATAGCCATTTTAGCAAGCGTTGCTATTCTCATATATGGAGTGCTCACCTTTCTCTTTGTCAGGAGAAATGTGCTACCAGAACGAGGATATAACTCAATGGATGGAACTGAATTCATTCTTATGAATAACAAAAGCATTAGCAGTGACACTAGCAGCAGCAGTGGCAGTGGCTTAGACTCAAATATAAAGACTATGCATTTTTTCAGAGGTAAGCATTTTACTTACACAGACATTCTGCTAGCAACAGCAAATTTCTCGGATTCCTCTGTGATAGGCAGTGGGGGATTCGGCACAGTTTATAAAGGAAGAATGAGAGACGGATCAATAGTTGCAGTCAAGAAATTGCAGCAGAAGGGACCCGAAGGCGAGAGAGAGTTTTTAGCTGAAATGCAGACTCTGGGAAGTCATGAATTCCATGAGAATTTGGTTCCTCTGCTGGGCTGCTGTTTGTTTGGAACAGAGAAACTCATTGTTTATGATTTCATGAGTAATGGTAGCTTGGAGGATTGGCTTTATGAAAAAAGTGGTGGGCGCAATCGATTGGATTGGGTTACCAGGTACAAAATCGCTTTGGGAACTGCCAAGGCACTCAAGTTCTTGCATCACGATTGCTCTCCTGCGGTAATACACAGAGATATGAAAGCCAGCAACATTCTGTTGgacaagaaattcaatcctcatgTCACAGACTTTGGACTGGCCAGATTTGTGGATGGGGCCGAGAGCTATGTGAGCACAGTGGTGGCAGGGACACTGGGGTATGTTCCACCCGAGTACTCCCAGTCTTGGAGAGCCACCACCAGGGGGGATGTTTACAGTTTTGGGGTAGTGCTCCTTGAGCTTGCCACTGGAAGGAGGCCTCTTTCTCTCAACACTGATGATGGCAATTTGGTTGAATGGGTGAGCCTTCTTATTTCAGCCGGTCATGCCCCCCAAGCTCTTGATCCAATCTTGCTCCACCAAAAGCACCAGCCTCAGCTCATCAGATTTCTTCATTTGGGTATCATCTGTACGCAGGAATCTCCAGATTCCAGACCCAGCATGGAACAGCTCCTCATCTCACTTGAATCTCTTGCTAATATATAA